One Anaerobacillus alkaliphilus DNA window includes the following coding sequences:
- a CDS encoding VOC family protein, translating into MLHHVEIYVSNLPKSLRFWGWLLEELGYEVYQQWEKGQSWKYEGTYIVFVQTEERFLDVEYHRCRVGLNHLAFHGKSKEHVDLITKKLRGMGEKILYDDKHPYAGGKDYYAVFFEDPDRIKVEIVAP; encoded by the coding sequence ATGCTTCATCATGTTGAAATTTATGTTTCAAATTTACCCAAATCTCTAAGGTTTTGGGGTTGGTTATTAGAAGAACTAGGTTATGAGGTTTATCAACAGTGGGAGAAGGGACAAAGTTGGAAGTATGAAGGCACCTATATTGTCTTTGTTCAAACTGAGGAACGTTTTTTGGATGTTGAGTATCATCGTTGTCGCGTTGGTTTAAATCATTTGGCGTTTCATGGAAAATCAAAAGAGCATGTGGACCTGATTACCAAGAAACTTAGAGGAATGGGTGAGAAAATCCTTTATGATGATAAACATCCTTATGCTGGTGGTAAAGATTACTACGCTGTTTTCTTTGAGGACCCAGATCGAATTAAAGTGGAGATAGTAGCTCCTTAA
- a CDS encoding YebC/PmpR family DNA-binding transcriptional regulator gives MGRKWNNIKEKKASKDANTSRIYAKFGRLIYVAAKQGEPNPESNQALKVVLERAKTYSVPRNIIDRAIEKAKGSSDETYTELRYEGFGPNGSMIIVDTLTNNVNRTAAEVRAAFSKNGGNMGVNGSVSYMFDATAVFGIEGKNSEEVLELLMEADLDVRDILEEEDSVIVYAEPDQFHAVQEAFKEAGVTEFTVAELTMIAQNDVTLPEDAQVKFEKIIDTLEDLEDVQQVYHNVDLGE, from the coding sequence ATGGGTCGTAAATGGAACAATATTAAAGAAAAAAAAGCGTCAAAAGATGCAAACACTTCTCGTATATACGCCAAGTTTGGACGCTTAATCTATGTGGCTGCTAAGCAAGGTGAACCTAATCCAGAGTCAAACCAAGCTCTAAAGGTTGTTCTTGAACGTGCAAAGACGTATAGTGTACCTAGAAACATCATTGATCGTGCGATAGAAAAGGCAAAAGGAAGTTCAGATGAAACTTATACTGAATTACGTTACGAAGGTTTTGGACCAAACGGATCAATGATTATTGTTGACACGTTAACAAACAACGTTAATCGTACTGCTGCAGAAGTACGAGCTGCTTTTAGTAAAAATGGTGGGAATATGGGTGTAAATGGCTCTGTTTCTTATATGTTTGATGCTACTGCGGTTTTCGGTATTGAAGGTAAGAATTCAGAAGAGGTGCTTGAGCTTTTAATGGAAGCAGACTTAGATGTTCGTGATATTTTAGAAGAAGAAGATTCTGTCATTGTATATGCAGAGCCTGATCAATTTCATGCAGTTCAGGAAGCATTTAAAGAGGCTGGAGTTACTGAATTTACAGTCGCAGAACTTACGATGATCGCGCAAAATGATGTAACACTTCCTGAAGATGCACAAGTGAAGTTTGAAAAGATCATTGATACATTAGAGGATTTAGAGGATGTTCAACAAGTGTACCATAATGTTGATTTAGGTGAATAA